In Callospermophilus lateralis isolate mCalLat2 chromosome 4, mCalLat2.hap1, whole genome shotgun sequence, one genomic interval encodes:
- the Lta4h gene encoding leukotriene A-4 hydrolase isoform X1, producing MPEVVDTCSLASPASVCQTKHLHLRCSVDFSRRVLTGSAALTVQSQEDNLRSLVLDTKDLTIEKVVINGQEVKYTLGERQSYKGSPMEISLPIALSKNQEVVIEISFETSPKSSALQWLTPEQTSGKEHPYLFSQCQAIHCRAILPCQDTPSVKLTYTAEVSVPKELVALMSAIRDGEAPDPEDPSRKIYRFSQKVPIPCYLIALVVGALESRQIGPRTLVWSEKEQVEKSAYEFSETESMLKIAEDLGGPYVWGQYDLLVLPPSFPYGGMENPCLTFVTPTLLAGDKSLSNVIAHEISHSWTGNLVTNKTWDHFWLNEGHTVYLERHICGRLFGEKFRHFHALGGWGELQNSIKTFGETHPFTKLVVDLTDVDPDVAYSSVPYEKGFALLFYLEQLLGGPEVFLGFLKAYVEKFSYKSITTDDWKNFLYSHFKDKVDILNQVDWNAWLYSPGLPPIKPNYDMTLTNACIALSQRWITAKEEDVNSFTAADLKDLSSHQLNEFLAQMLQRAPLPLGHIKRMQEVYNFNAINNSEIRFRWLRLCIQSKWEEAIPLALKMATEQGRMKFTRPLFKDLAAFDKSRDQAIHTYQEHKASMHPVTAMLVGKDLKVD from the exons GTTTTGGATACAAAAGATCTTACAATAGAAAAAGTTGTGATCAATGGACAAGAAGTCAAATACACTCTTGGAGAAAGACAAAGTTACAAAGGATCGCCGATGGAAATCTCTCTTCCTATTGCCCTGAGCAA AAATCAAGAGGTTGTCATAGAAATTTCTTTTGAGACATCTCCAAAATCATCTGCTCTTCAGTGGCTCACTCCTGAACAAACCTCTGGAAAGGAACACCCGTATCTCTTCAGTCAATGCCAG GCTATCCACTGCAGAGCAATTCTTCCTTGCCAGGACACTCCTTCTGTGAAATTAACCTACACTGCAGAG GTGTCTGTCCCTAAAGAACTGGTGGCACTTATGAGTGCTATTCGTGATGGAGAAGCACCTGACCCAGAAGACCCAAGCAGGAAAATATACAGATTCAGCCAAAAA GTTCCGATACCCTGCTACCTGATTGCTTTAGTTGTTGGAGCATTAGAAAGCAG gCAAATTGGCCCAAGAACTTTGGTATGGTCTGAGAAAGAGCAAGTGGAAAAATCTGCTTATGAATTTTCTGAG ACTGAATCTATGCTTAAGATTGCAGAAGATCTGGGAGGACCATATGTATGGGGGCAGTATGACCTATTGGTGCTGCCCCCATCCTTCCCTTATGGTGGCATGGAGAACCCTTGCCTTACTTTTGTAACTCCTACTTTACTG gcaggtGACAAGTCACTCTCCAAT GTTATTGCACATGAAATATCTCATAGCTGGACAGGAAATCTAGTGACTAACAAAACTTGGGATCACTTTTG GTTAAATGAAGGACATACGGTGTATTTGGAACGCCATATTTGTGGGCGGTTGTTTGGTGAAAAATTCAGACATTTTCATGCTCTGGGAGGATGGGGTGAACTACAGAATTCG ATAAAAACTTTTGGGGAGACACATCCTTTCACCAAACTTGTAGTTGATCTGACAGACGTGGACCCTGATGTGGCCTATTCCTCAGTTCCCTATGAGAAGGGGTTTGCTTTACTCTTTTACCTGGAACAGCTTCTTGGAGGACCAG AGGTTTTCCTAGGATTCTTAAAGGCTTATGTCGAGAAATTTTCTTACAAGAGCATAACCACTGATGACTGGAAGAATTTCCTGTATTCCCACTTTAAAGATAag GTTGATATTCTCAATCAAGTTGATTGGAACGCCTGGCTCTACTCCCCTGGCCTGCCCCCTATAAAACCCAA ttATGACATGACTCTGACAAATGCTTGTATTGCCTTAAGTCAAAGATGGATTACT gccAAAGAAGAAGATGTAAATTCATTCACTGCCGCAGACTTGAAAGATCTCTCTTCTCATCAGTTGAATGAGTTTTTAGCACAGATGCTCCAGAGA GCACCTCTTCCATTGGGGCACATAAAGCGAATGCAAGAGGTGTACAACTTCAATGCCATTAACAATTCTGAAATACGATTCAG ATGGTTACGGCTCTGCATTCAATCGAAATGGGAGGAAGCAATTCCTTTGGCTCTAAAAATGGCAACTGAacaaggaagaatgaaatttaccCGACCCTTATTCAA GGATCTTGCTGCCTTTGATAAGTCCCGTGATCAAGCCATCCATACCTACCAGGAGCACAAAGCAAGCATGCATCCTGTGACTGCAATGTTGGTGGGGAAGGATTTGAAAGTGGATTAA
- the Lta4h gene encoding leukotriene A-4 hydrolase isoform X2: MPEVVDTCSLASPASVCQTKHLHLRCSVDFSRRVLTGSAALTVQSQEDNLRSLVLDTKDLTIEKVVINGQEVKYTLGERQSYKGSPMEISLPIALSKNQEVVIEISFETSPKSSALQWLTPEQTSGKEHPYLFSQCQAIHCRAILPCQDTPSVKLTYTAEVSVPKELVALMSAIRDGEAPDPEDPSRKIYRFSQKVPIPCYLIALVVGALESRQIGPRTLVWSEKEQVEKSAYEFSETESMLKIAEDLGGPYVWGQYDLLVLPPSFPYGGMENPCLTFVTPTLLAGDKSLSNVIAHEISHSWTGNLVTNKTWDHFWLNEGHTVYLERHICGRLFGEKFRHFHALGGWGELQNSIKTFGETHPFTKLVVDLTDVDPDVAYSSVPYEKGFALLFYLEQLLGGPEVFLGFLKAYVEKFSYKSITTDDWKNFLYSHFKDKVDILNQVDWNAWLYSPGLPPIKPNYDMTLTNACIALSQRWITAKEEDVNSFTAADLKDLSSHQLNEFLAQMLQRMVTALHSIEMGGSNSFGSKNGN, translated from the exons GTTTTGGATACAAAAGATCTTACAATAGAAAAAGTTGTGATCAATGGACAAGAAGTCAAATACACTCTTGGAGAAAGACAAAGTTACAAAGGATCGCCGATGGAAATCTCTCTTCCTATTGCCCTGAGCAA AAATCAAGAGGTTGTCATAGAAATTTCTTTTGAGACATCTCCAAAATCATCTGCTCTTCAGTGGCTCACTCCTGAACAAACCTCTGGAAAGGAACACCCGTATCTCTTCAGTCAATGCCAG GCTATCCACTGCAGAGCAATTCTTCCTTGCCAGGACACTCCTTCTGTGAAATTAACCTACACTGCAGAG GTGTCTGTCCCTAAAGAACTGGTGGCACTTATGAGTGCTATTCGTGATGGAGAAGCACCTGACCCAGAAGACCCAAGCAGGAAAATATACAGATTCAGCCAAAAA GTTCCGATACCCTGCTACCTGATTGCTTTAGTTGTTGGAGCATTAGAAAGCAG gCAAATTGGCCCAAGAACTTTGGTATGGTCTGAGAAAGAGCAAGTGGAAAAATCTGCTTATGAATTTTCTGAG ACTGAATCTATGCTTAAGATTGCAGAAGATCTGGGAGGACCATATGTATGGGGGCAGTATGACCTATTGGTGCTGCCCCCATCCTTCCCTTATGGTGGCATGGAGAACCCTTGCCTTACTTTTGTAACTCCTACTTTACTG gcaggtGACAAGTCACTCTCCAAT GTTATTGCACATGAAATATCTCATAGCTGGACAGGAAATCTAGTGACTAACAAAACTTGGGATCACTTTTG GTTAAATGAAGGACATACGGTGTATTTGGAACGCCATATTTGTGGGCGGTTGTTTGGTGAAAAATTCAGACATTTTCATGCTCTGGGAGGATGGGGTGAACTACAGAATTCG ATAAAAACTTTTGGGGAGACACATCCTTTCACCAAACTTGTAGTTGATCTGACAGACGTGGACCCTGATGTGGCCTATTCCTCAGTTCCCTATGAGAAGGGGTTTGCTTTACTCTTTTACCTGGAACAGCTTCTTGGAGGACCAG AGGTTTTCCTAGGATTCTTAAAGGCTTATGTCGAGAAATTTTCTTACAAGAGCATAACCACTGATGACTGGAAGAATTTCCTGTATTCCCACTTTAAAGATAag GTTGATATTCTCAATCAAGTTGATTGGAACGCCTGGCTCTACTCCCCTGGCCTGCCCCCTATAAAACCCAA ttATGACATGACTCTGACAAATGCTTGTATTGCCTTAAGTCAAAGATGGATTACT gccAAAGAAGAAGATGTAAATTCATTCACTGCCGCAGACTTGAAAGATCTCTCTTCTCATCAGTTGAATGAGTTTTTAGCACAGATGCTCCAGAGA ATGGTTACGGCTCTGCATTCAATCGAAATGGGAGGAAGCAATTCCTTTGGCTCTAAAAATGGCAACTGA